From a region of the Paenibacillus segetis genome:
- a CDS encoding ABC transporter substrate-binding protein: MLKSSKGWVLLLTVMLAVSLTACGGGNTANSGSSKEEEKADKQVTLRYSSYLLDTAQAGKAYYDAIAEFETQNPNIKIETDFIQNANYTAGIKTRLLGGEKMDIFDTWSPSLFAEFNALGEQVYLDLTGSDFLSDFLPASLEPVTIDGKVFGAPEVMHSDGLLYNKTMFEELGLQVPQTWDEFIALCETLKQKGIIPVAMDSEWWVPQFFWGSIMSNSGADANWTKKLESGEVKVSDPIFVDAIQKHKELVEKGYVPKEWTGMKHEQSKDLVGQGKAAMIITGTWDIPSLMERNTDIDIDFMMVPGNEKTVPNINIGTYRVINANTEHPEEAKKFISFMNGKVNQEKLALGTLAVPSIAGSKVDNPVVEKIAAVVTRDDATLYWPHTVSTESLQVKILEGVNKYLAGQSLDDAIAEIQKSVDDARNNR; this comes from the coding sequence ATGTTGAAATCAAGTAAAGGATGGGTATTGCTATTAACCGTGATGTTAGCGGTTTCATTAACGGCCTGCGGTGGTGGTAATACTGCAAACAGCGGTAGCAGCAAAGAAGAAGAAAAGGCGGACAAACAAGTAACGCTTCGTTACTCCAGTTACTTACTCGATACGGCGCAAGCAGGTAAAGCCTACTATGATGCGATTGCAGAATTCGAGACTCAAAACCCTAACATCAAGATAGAGACTGACTTTATCCAGAATGCCAACTATACCGCAGGGATTAAGACACGGCTTCTTGGTGGGGAGAAGATGGACATATTTGATACCTGGTCCCCTAGTTTATTCGCTGAATTTAATGCATTAGGTGAACAAGTATATTTGGATCTAACCGGATCGGATTTCCTTAGTGACTTCCTCCCGGCTTCTCTGGAACCTGTAACTATTGACGGTAAAGTTTTCGGCGCTCCAGAGGTAATGCACAGCGATGGACTATTATACAACAAAACAATGTTCGAAGAATTAGGACTACAGGTTCCACAGACGTGGGATGAATTTATTGCGCTATGTGAAACGTTGAAGCAAAAAGGAATTATACCCGTGGCTATGGACTCTGAGTGGTGGGTTCCGCAATTTTTCTGGGGCTCTATTATGTCTAATAGTGGTGCGGATGCAAACTGGACGAAGAAGCTGGAGAGCGGCGAAGTGAAGGTGTCTGATCCCATCTTTGTCGATGCGATTCAGAAACATAAAGAGCTTGTAGAGAAAGGGTATGTTCCGAAAGAATGGACCGGAATGAAGCATGAGCAGTCCAAAGACCTTGTAGGTCAAGGGAAGGCGGCGATGATCATCACTGGAACATGGGATATCCCAAGTTTGATGGAACGTAACACGGATATCGATATTGACTTCATGATGGTACCGGGTAATGAGAAGACAGTTCCAAATATTAATATCGGGACTTATCGCGTTATTAACGCCAATACGGAGCATCCAGAGGAAGCGAAGAAATTCATATCGTTTATGAATGGTAAAGTCAATCAGGAGAAATTGGCCCTAGGAACTCTTGCGGTTCCATCTATAGCAGGTTCTAAAGTCGATAATCCGGTCGTTGAGAAAATTGCAGCGGTTGTTACTCGTGACGATGCTACTTTGTACTGGCCTCATACGGTTTCGACTGAATCTCTGCAAGTAAAAATTCTAGAAGGCGTTAATAAATATTTAGCAGGCCAAAGCCTGGATGATGCGATTGCAGAAATTCAAAAGTCTGTGGACGATGCTAGAAACAATAGATAG
- a CDS encoding carbohydrate ABC transporter permease, which translates to MSTHSLKKHAGRRKRNTILFMFTVPALLVYTIFFMLPILGDVYLSFFKWNGGKSAAMTFVGLDNFIRLFTDDKEFVSAMWHNLVYMITVIVIQLSLALLFALILSKKLRGSSFFKTVFLLPVVLSNVTLALVWSYMFDPLNGFVNSFLETIGLSFLTHNWLGDSSTALFSIAFINAWQYVGYSMVIFIAGLLTIPESLYEAAEIDGAGRWGKFKNVTIPLLMPAIMMNVVLSTTGSLKVFDLIYVITPPGGPVSSSTEVLGTLIYKTGFTYGEMGYAAAMSLILLLIIMVVGFMQIRVFRAQELD; encoded by the coding sequence ATGAGTACACATTCCCTCAAGAAGCACGCTGGTCGTCGGAAGAGAAACACCATACTGTTCATGTTCACTGTTCCAGCCCTACTTGTGTATACCATTTTTTTCATGCTGCCCATTCTGGGTGATGTCTATTTAAGTTTCTTTAAATGGAACGGCGGTAAAAGTGCGGCAATGACTTTTGTTGGACTAGATAATTTCATTCGTCTCTTTACGGATGATAAGGAATTTGTAAGTGCTATGTGGCACAATCTGGTTTATATGATTACAGTTATCGTGATTCAATTATCACTAGCGCTTCTGTTTGCATTGATTCTATCGAAGAAGCTTCGCGGAAGCAGCTTCTTTAAGACGGTATTTTTATTGCCGGTAGTTCTGTCCAATGTGACACTGGCCTTGGTATGGTCCTATATGTTTGATCCACTTAACGGATTTGTAAACTCATTTCTGGAAACAATCGGTCTCAGCTTCTTAACGCATAATTGGCTTGGAGATAGCTCGACAGCTTTGTTCTCCATCGCTTTTATTAATGCGTGGCAGTATGTGGGGTATTCTATGGTGATCTTTATTGCTGGATTGCTTACGATCCCGGAATCCCTATACGAGGCCGCAGAGATAGATGGAGCTGGTAGATGGGGAAAATTCAAGAATGTGACGATCCCTTTGTTAATGCCAGCTATTATGATGAATGTGGTGCTCTCGACAACTGGAAGTCTAAAAGTGTTTGATCTGATTTATGTCATTACACCGCCAGGTGGACCTGTCAGCAGTTCCACAGAGGTACTGGGAACACTGATTTATAAAACAGGCTTTACATATGGGGAGATGGGTTACGCTGCAGCCATGTCGCTGATTCTACTACTCATTATTATGGTTGTTGGGTTTATGCAAATCAGGGTTTTCCGCGCTCAGGAACTGGACTAA
- a CDS encoding carbohydrate ABC transporter permease, whose amino-acid sequence MKDRLLPLQYVLLVLFSLVIFTPLAIVFFGAFKTSGELFNNPYSFPGKPVFENFKEALIQGNMLIYFKNSFIISFVSLAVILLFSTLSSYAITRQGFRMGNKIYIYFVFGIIVPSQAVMIPTYIMMARLGLVNTMWSVIIIYIATTMGFSIFILSGFFRTIPRELDEAAVIDGCNEIQAFWKVILPLCKPAVTTVLILNLLTIWNDFYNPLLYIRSEDIKTLSLGLSKYMGRYITNYPIMFAAVVMASLPVIAVFVGLQKQFVSGITAGSVKG is encoded by the coding sequence ATGAAAGATAGATTATTGCCTTTACAATATGTGCTTTTGGTACTCTTTTCATTAGTGATCTTTACCCCGCTCGCCATTGTATTCTTTGGTGCATTCAAGACTTCGGGCGAGTTATTCAACAATCCATATTCCTTTCCCGGAAAGCCGGTATTTGAGAATTTTAAGGAAGCTTTAATTCAGGGGAATATGCTGATTTACTTCAAAAACTCGTTTATTATTTCATTTGTTTCCCTAGCCGTTATTCTGTTATTTAGTACATTGTCTTCCTATGCAATTACAAGGCAAGGATTCAGAATGGGTAACAAAATTTATATTTACTTTGTGTTTGGAATTATCGTACCCTCGCAAGCGGTTATGATTCCGACTTACATCATGATGGCTAGATTAGGACTCGTCAATACGATGTGGTCTGTCATCATTATTTATATCGCTACGACGATGGGATTCTCAATCTTTATTCTAAGCGGGTTCTTCCGTACCATTCCGCGTGAGCTGGATGAAGCAGCGGTTATTGATGGGTGTAATGAAATTCAAGCGTTCTGGAAAGTAATTCTGCCTCTCTGTAAGCCTGCCGTCACTACAGTTCTGATCCTGAACTTGCTTACCATCTGGAACGATTTCTACAATCCGCTGCTGTACATTCGAAGCGAAGACATCAAGACACTCTCGCTGGGCTTATCGAAGTATATGGGACGTTATATTACGAACTATCCGATTATGTTCGCTGCGGTGGTCATGGCTTCACTTCCGGTGATTGCAGTGTTCGTAGGATTACAGAAGCAGTTCGTTAGCGGGATTACCGCAGGCTCTGTGAAGGGATGA
- a CDS encoding glycoside hydrolase family 36 protein: MSQFIYIEENGLYLTFEISDTKDVRLLHFSAQPNPDIESWDDKRKRKFRLVEVHVTGENQNDHHGSKHTGSMPGNRLRLLEWKDNHNELGRTLEIVQYDDSTWIEVASHFQFYNGIPIVRSWTTVSNKGQTAAGLEYVSSFALTGMDKDGLSHRNEAIRLHIPHNTWFGESQWSEYSLPELGLHDINEFSMKRISISSTGSWSTSQYAPSGIMENMESGLSLFWQIEHNGSWQYEISDISHLLYLQLSGPTEQEHQWWKELQPGEKFVSVPAAVGCTVGGFNEVAGNLTKYRRTIRRVNEDNKKLPVIFNDYMNCLFGDPTTERLLPLIDAAAEAGCEYYCIDCGWYSDGEWWDGVGEWLPSPARFPGGIKEVLDHIKKKGMVAGLWLELEVMGIQCKLASEVPDDWFFMRHGKRVIDHSRYQLDFRNPQVREFADTVIDRLVLEYGVGYIKMDYNINAGVGTDQAADSLGDGLLSHNRAYLEWLDEVFTRYPELVIENCGSGGMRMDYALLSRHSIQSSSDQTDYLKNAVIAAASASLVTPEQCAVWSYPLREGDNEEVIMNMINTLLLRVHQSGHLVEISDERFALVKEGIQYYKSIRRDIKEGLPFWPLSKPGFYDPWISYGLDCGKTRYVAVWRMEGEKDTCVLYMPDLVGREVLVKVGYPQEGTLSYQWNREQGSLSVQIPTRRSARLLELHVK; this comes from the coding sequence ATGTCACAGTTCATATATATCGAAGAGAACGGTTTATATCTTACTTTTGAGATTAGTGATACGAAAGATGTCCGTCTTTTACACTTTTCCGCTCAGCCGAATCCAGATATTGAATCCTGGGACGACAAACGAAAACGTAAATTTCGTTTGGTTGAAGTGCACGTAACAGGAGAGAACCAGAATGATCACCATGGGTCCAAACATACTGGCTCCATGCCGGGTAACCGTTTGCGACTGCTGGAATGGAAGGACAACCATAATGAATTAGGACGGACGTTGGAAATTGTGCAGTATGATGATTCCACGTGGATCGAGGTTGCGAGTCATTTCCAATTTTACAATGGGATTCCGATAGTACGAAGCTGGACAACGGTAAGTAATAAGGGGCAAACGGCAGCTGGACTGGAGTATGTTTCCTCTTTTGCACTAACAGGTATGGATAAGGATGGCTTGTCCCATAGAAATGAGGCTATCCGGTTGCATATTCCTCACAACACTTGGTTTGGGGAGTCACAGTGGAGTGAATATTCCCTTCCTGAACTAGGGCTGCACGATATAAACGAATTTTCAATGAAGCGTATTTCTATCAGCAGTACGGGGTCCTGGTCTACTTCACAATATGCTCCCTCCGGGATTATGGAGAATATGGAGAGCGGTTTATCTTTATTCTGGCAGATTGAGCATAATGGCTCCTGGCAATATGAAATTAGTGACATCAGTCATCTACTCTATTTGCAGCTTAGTGGTCCTACCGAGCAAGAGCATCAGTGGTGGAAGGAACTGCAGCCGGGGGAGAAGTTTGTGAGTGTTCCGGCGGCAGTGGGCTGCACAGTTGGGGGATTCAACGAGGTTGCCGGCAATTTAACCAAGTATCGCAGAACTATAAGAAGAGTAAATGAGGATAATAAGAAGCTGCCGGTTATTTTTAATGATTATATGAATTGTTTGTTCGGTGATCCTACCACGGAGCGTCTTTTGCCTCTCATTGATGCTGCAGCCGAAGCCGGATGTGAGTATTATTGCATTGATTGTGGCTGGTACTCGGATGGTGAATGGTGGGATGGCGTTGGTGAATGGCTGCCTTCTCCGGCTCGTTTTCCCGGTGGTATCAAGGAAGTATTGGATCACATCAAGAAGAAGGGGATGGTCGCCGGATTGTGGCTTGAACTGGAGGTTATGGGTATTCAGTGCAAGCTAGCCTCTGAGGTGCCAGATGATTGGTTCTTCATGAGACATGGCAAACGGGTCATTGATCATTCACGCTATCAACTAGATTTCCGTAATCCTCAAGTTAGAGAGTTTGCGGATACGGTTATCGATCGTCTAGTCCTTGAATATGGTGTTGGATATATTAAGATGGATTATAACATTAATGCGGGTGTAGGAACTGACCAAGCTGCCGATAGTTTAGGTGACGGTTTGCTGAGTCATAATCGGGCATATTTGGAATGGCTGGATGAAGTGTTTACCCGTTACCCAGAGCTCGTAATCGAGAACTGCGGCAGTGGTGGAATGCGTATGGACTATGCTCTGTTAAGTCGTCATAGTATTCAATCCAGCAGTGACCAGACGGATTATTTGAAGAATGCAGTAATTGCTGCGGCTTCGGCCTCGCTCGTCACTCCTGAACAATGTGCAGTGTGGTCTTATCCACTTCGTGAAGGAGACAATGAAGAGGTTATTATGAACATGATTAACACCCTATTGCTCCGCGTTCATCAGAGTGGCCATTTGGTAGAGATCAGTGACGAGCGGTTTGCGCTTGTTAAAGAAGGGATCCAGTACTATAAATCAATCCGCAGAGACATCAAAGAGGGGCTGCCATTCTGGCCGCTTAGCAAACCGGGATTCTATGATCCTTGGATCAGCTATGGTCTGGATTGCGGTAAGACTCGTTACGTGGCAGTATGGCGTATGGAAGGGGAGAAGGATACCTGCGTATTATACATGCCGGATTTAGTTGGCAGAGAGGTTCTTGTTAAGGTTGGCTATCCGCAGGAAGGCACTCTATCTTACCAATGGAATAGAGAACAGGGGAGTTTGAGTGTTCAAATTCCAACTCGAAGAAGTGCGAGATTGCTTGAGTTACATGTTAAATAG
- a CDS encoding DUF445 domain-containing protein: MNTTKKKSNRMAEISLGVMGAGFVATLPFSGTGLALLQGGFEAGLVGGLADWFAVTALFRHPLRIPIPHTALLPKNRDKMTKAITTMVETELLNQESIRAKIKQIRITDIALQKLKESVESESFQRGIAGVLETAVRSLPTDTVIEYAKRMLVRYLDRLDEGALLDKLIKGIISHDYDEKALDFALERAEQWVKLDSTKDFLGKMAMQRISELEVNGLMKFALGAFMGYLNEEKLGSVLQTFILDKISDLQIPDHQDRYKLLFFFQKELLSLSKSPSLLNELSRLKHVLVEKGAESDKINAMTERALEHLAVYIGSDEFRTELLVPFMEKMVAEIDRRPELVDRAENWIQEQIVSLMEKHYSKIGELVEENLNKLDNDSLIEFIEDKVGHDLQWIRVNGAVCGFIVGLVLTGCKLLLT, from the coding sequence ATGAATACAACAAAAAAGAAATCGAATCGTATGGCCGAAATTTCGCTGGGTGTCATGGGCGCGGGATTTGTGGCAACCCTCCCATTCTCGGGAACGGGACTTGCCCTTCTACAGGGCGGATTTGAAGCAGGTCTAGTCGGAGGACTAGCAGACTGGTTCGCCGTTACGGCACTTTTCCGTCATCCGCTGCGTATTCCGATTCCTCATACGGCGTTGTTGCCTAAGAATCGGGATAAAATGACGAAGGCGATCACTACCATGGTGGAGACGGAGCTACTGAATCAAGAAAGTATTCGGGCTAAAATAAAGCAAATCCGCATTACGGATATTGCGCTGCAAAAATTAAAGGAATCCGTAGAGTCGGAATCTTTTCAAAGAGGGATTGCTGGTGTACTTGAGACAGCTGTGAGAAGCTTACCTACGGACACGGTAATAGAATATGCCAAGCGAATGCTGGTGCGGTACTTAGATCGTCTTGATGAAGGTGCGCTGCTGGATAAATTGATCAAGGGAATCATTAGTCACGACTATGACGAGAAGGCACTTGATTTCGCGTTGGAACGAGCGGAACAATGGGTGAAGCTGGATTCTACGAAAGATTTCCTTGGGAAAATGGCAATGCAGCGTATTTCGGAGTTGGAAGTCAACGGCTTGATGAAGTTTGCGCTGGGTGCATTCATGGGCTATTTGAATGAAGAGAAATTAGGCTCGGTGCTGCAAACTTTTATATTAGATAAAATATCAGATTTACAGATTCCGGATCATCAAGACAGATATAAATTACTCTTTTTCTTTCAGAAAGAGTTATTGTCGCTCTCTAAGTCACCTTCTCTGTTAAATGAACTGTCACGCCTTAAGCATGTATTGGTCGAGAAGGGGGCGGAAAGCGATAAAATTAACGCAATGACAGAACGGGCCTTGGAACATTTGGCAGTCTACATTGGAAGTGATGAGTTCCGCACGGAGCTTCTTGTTCCTTTCATGGAGAAGATGGTAGCAGAAATTGACCGGAGACCCGAGTTAGTGGATCGTGCCGAAAATTGGATTCAAGAGCAAATTGTTTCCTTGATGGAGAAGCACTATTCGAAAATCGGTGAGCTAGTGGAAGAAAACTTAAATAAGCTCGACAATGATTCTTTGATTGAGTTTATCGAGGATAAGGTGGGGCATGACTTACAATGGATTCGGGTGAACGGGGCCGTATGCGGGTTTATCGTTGGTCTTGTTTTAACGGGATGTAAGCTATTGTTAACCTAG
- the glgP gene encoding alpha-glucan family phosphorylase yields the protein MSEKKLPTVAYFSMEFGLHSDFKMYAGGLGILAGDYIKGAKDINAPIVPIGLKWKQGYTDQRIDANGKPYDTYHNYVYDFLEDTGVKVSVKVRNVDVICKVWKTDKFGNNPLYLLDTDIPENSDAWITGQLYGWFGEERIAQEIVLGIGGVKAMRALQIPIDVYHFNEGHAALAAIELIREKMCAGLTFEKAWLATREEVVFTTHTPIKEGNETHPLERLEYMSAFNGLTRDQMERIGGNPFNMTIAGLRLSRISNGVADLHADTSNKMWKEVSGRSEIIGITNAIHTPTWVDERMTNAFENGGDLWATHTEIKGELIQFIAERSGIELNPDNLLIGFSRRAAPYKRSDLIFSQPEIIEPYLETGKIQIVFSGKAHPLDDTGKRIVSNLVAMMKKYPKAVVFLENYDMTIGAQLTRGSDIWLNNPRRPLEASGTSGMKAAMNGVLNCSILDGWWPEACIDGENGWAIGDGFETTDFAVLDRHDSEALYDTLLNRVLPTYYENRAKWVEMMHKSIETTREEFATKRMLEDYYNKMYIKA from the coding sequence ATGAGTGAGAAGAAATTACCTACTGTTGCTTATTTCAGCATGGAATTTGGACTTCATTCTGATTTCAAAATGTACGCCGGGGGATTAGGAATCCTTGCTGGAGACTACATCAAAGGTGCTAAGGACATTAATGCCCCTATCGTACCTATCGGATTGAAATGGAAACAAGGATACACGGATCAACGAATTGATGCAAACGGTAAGCCCTACGACACGTATCACAACTATGTCTACGATTTTCTTGAAGATACAGGGGTCAAGGTAAGCGTAAAAGTCAGAAATGTCGATGTGATTTGTAAAGTATGGAAAACAGATAAATTCGGCAATAATCCACTTTATTTACTCGATACTGACATCCCTGAGAACAGTGATGCTTGGATTACCGGCCAACTATACGGATGGTTTGGTGAAGAACGGATCGCACAGGAAATCGTGTTGGGCATCGGTGGTGTCAAGGCCATGCGCGCGCTTCAAATCCCGATCGACGTCTACCATTTTAACGAAGGTCATGCTGCACTTGCTGCCATTGAATTAATCCGTGAGAAAATGTGTGCAGGCCTCACTTTCGAGAAAGCTTGGCTGGCAACTAGAGAAGAAGTCGTATTCACGACCCATACTCCAATCAAAGAAGGAAATGAGACTCATCCACTGGAACGTCTTGAGTATATGAGTGCTTTCAACGGTTTGACTCGTGATCAAATGGAACGCATTGGCGGTAATCCGTTCAACATGACAATTGCTGGACTTCGCCTATCCCGCATCTCTAATGGTGTAGCTGATCTTCATGCCGACACTTCCAACAAGATGTGGAAAGAAGTCTCCGGCAGATCCGAAATCATCGGAATTACAAATGCGATTCATACCCCAACTTGGGTTGATGAACGCATGACCAACGCTTTTGAAAATGGTGGCGACTTATGGGCAACCCATACGGAGATCAAGGGCGAACTCATTCAGTTCATCGCTGAGCGTTCCGGAATCGAGCTAAATCCAGATAACCTGTTGATCGGTTTCTCACGTAGAGCAGCTCCTTATAAACGAAGTGATCTGATCTTCTCCCAACCGGAAATCATCGAGCCTTATTTGGAAACAGGTAAAATCCAAATCGTCTTCTCTGGGAAAGCTCACCCGCTTGATGACACCGGTAAAAGAATCGTCAGCAACCTTGTAGCTATGATGAAGAAATATCCGAAGGCCGTCGTGTTCCTAGAGAACTACGATATGACGATCGGAGCACAATTAACTCGCGGATCAGATATTTGGCTCAATAACCCACGTAGACCACTTGAGGCAAGTGGTACTTCCGGAATGAAAGCCGCCATGAACGGCGTACTGAACTGCTCGATTCTTGATGGTTGGTGGCCAGAAGCTTGTATCGATGGCGAAAATGGTTGGGCAATCGGCGATGGTTTCGAAACAACGGACTTCGCCGTACTTGATCGCCACGATAGCGAAGCATTGTATGACACCCTATTGAACCGCGTGCTCCCGACTTACTATGAGAACCGTGCGAAATGGGTAGAAATGATGCATAAGAGTATTGAGACTACACGCGAGGAGTTCGCTACAAAGCGGATGCTTGAAGATTACTACAACAAAATGTACATCAAAGCTTAA